The following DNA comes from Oncorhynchus mykiss isolate Arlee chromosome 16, USDA_OmykA_1.1, whole genome shotgun sequence.
AGCTGGAACACAATGCGAGCTAATCCACCTCTGGAGGTGGTTAGGCAAATCTGTTTACATTCTGAACACGCGCATTGTGCGCATATAGACCTTGCATTAACATGTGTTTCTTGTTATGCGAATGCCAATGTGCATACAGCTCGCATTTTTTATGCAAGGTTTAAATGGGGCGTGAGTGTGCGCACACTTGTGATTATTTCATGTGCATGTCCACATGAATCATAATTTTAATCGTGCCTACTGTAACCAGCCCCTGTGTCTAACACCCTCACACCTGCCACTCTGTTTGAGTTATACTTCCACTCCTTGTCACTCCTTGTCATGGTAAACACACATTGTGTACAGGGAATGGAATGTTACCAAAACAGGTTCTGGATTTCACACTAcaccagggttagggtcaatTTGAATAGAAGTCAGTCAATGAAGGAAGTTATTtgaataaaacattaaaaagTGGAAAAACATATACTTAAATAAATAGCTTCCCCTTTTCAGTTTATTGAAAAGTCATCGAAAATGGATGCCCTTTTAGCCTCTTTCATGGATGACTGACTTTCGTAATTGTCACAAGAATCATGTGTGCCACTGTATTttcagagagaaaagagggaaaaGGCAAGTAAAAAAAAGAGTAGCCTAAAAGTAAAAGAGTTAAAGTGTGACAGTGTCACCCACCAGACCGTTCTTCATCAGGTCCGCCCACATGCTGGTGCCATCCCCTCCCCTCATCAGCACATTGTAGATGAAGAAGTAGGTGCCGGGGATCTTGCACGTGAACTTGCCAAGCGAGCTGTCGTAGTTATCCCCCAGGTTGGTGACCACATCGTCAAACTTCAGGACCTCGTAACCCTCCTGGGGGTTCCGGAGTCCCGCAGAGAAAGCCACCCGTGGCGTGGTGCTGTAGGTGGCTGTGGCGATGGCTCCTTGGCCCCCCAGACCCAGTATCCCCGTCTTCAAAGCATCTCCTCTGTCCCCTGGGGGTCCTTTGGGCCCAGGCGGACCGGGCTCTCCGGGTGGTCCCGGGGGTCCGGGTTTCCCGGGCCGTCCGGGCTTTCCCTGTGAACCATGGCCACCATAGGTGGGCAGTGGCGGGCCGATGCTGTGGTCAATCAGCTCCTCAGCCTCTGCTTCCGCCTGGAGGCCCGTGGTGGAGGTAGCTTTCCCTGTGCCCCCTGAGTCCAGATAGGGATCGCACACCATGCGGCAGGTGCCTAGCATCTCAAAGTGGCTGGCGTCGTCTGTGCTCACTGAGCTGACCAGCACGGGGATGAGGACCACCAGCACCAGGACTAGCATGACCCCCACGGCGGCTGCTACCAGGGTCTTCCTCCCAATGCTGAGCCGCGGAAGGGGCTGCGCTGCCAGCGTGGAGCTCTCCGGGGCGGGAATGGTGGCTCCTGGGTAGTGGGCCGCCGTCCACCTGCGAGACCAGGGATGCGCTTAGGATTCCCGGGAGAGACGCAAGACAGCGCGTgagtgagagagcagagggagaagaggaggacgagagtgAATTTTTTTGTGGGAAGGGGTAGACAGAGATCAAAatcagagggagaagagagagaaggatggagaaagagagacagaggaagacagataTAAAAAGAAGAGGAagcaagaggaagagaaggagcaAAATGCACTCACACTCACCGCTGACTCAAATGTATATGACTCAGGGTTGGGGGAAAACAAGAGGTGGGGCCTCgttcctgggagagagagagagagagagagatgagaatcCTCTTTATGTTGCTGAACTGTCACTTTACTGAGAAGCTCTGCgggtgaaagacagagagcgagagagagagagaatcttatTTACTGAGCAGCTTTGGGGGCTTCCCTGAGGTGAGAGGattgaaaaacacagacacaaatTTTTCATCCAAACAAATAAAACACCTATTCGTCTGTACATATCTTGGGGTCACTGTGCTTCATTGAAATATAATCTATAACGCACTATCACAGATTATTGTGAAAAAGACACAAATGACTTATAAAATAATTTGtgacaggcacacacacctgtgttaCACGGTTTCTATCACAAAGCATTTCATGTGTATTAAACTATTTCCTTTCTTCATAACACATTTGTGTATGTtacacaaattccaatttgttgtggctaacattatctaggctagctagatggctaattctagggttaggggttagggttaggtttaggggttaaggttgggtAACATGCAAGCTAAGTAGTtaaagggttggggttaaggttatgctaaagggttaaggttaggttagggttaagagaagggttagctaacatgctaagtagttgcaaagtagtaagttgttgcaaagttgctaattagttataatgctaaagttgtccttgatgagattcgaacacgcaacctttgggttactagaCTTTCCGTTTTATGCCCACCCATCCTCTACGACCAACCACCATTCACCATCGTTTCTGTAACCTAATGTCTTTACCTGTGAttgaaatgcactgtatacaaaatTGTGTACTGCACACAAGGAAATACACTTTTTTGTGTGCCTGTCACGAATTTCCATAGAAGCAATTTGTGTCTATTTCACATTAACCTGTGATACTGGGTTGTAAAACTCATATAATCTCGGGGGGCAGCAGGAAGTGCATCTGTGTAAATATTAAAGATGCACTGTGCAGAAATCACTCCACCATGTCTTGATCTGTGGTtgggctattagctggccaaaatgaggctacatgaaaagtgcaatagaATTAATAAAACCGTGTGTTAGtgcgggttttcagtgaattGATGTCAATCATGAAGCTCATTTGCATTTCCTTTTCGGCGCAggaaaaattc
Coding sequences within:
- the LOC110491703 gene encoding C1q-related factor-like; its protein translation is MLVLVLVVLIPVLVSSVSTDDASHFEMLGTCRMVCDPYLDSGGTGKATSTTGLQAEAEAEELIDHSIGPPLPTYGGHGSQGKPGRPGKPGPPGPPGEPGPPGPKGPPGDRGDALKTGILGLGGQGAIATATYSTTPRVAFSAGLRNPQEGYEVLKFDDVVTNLGDNYDSSLGKFTCKIPGTYFFIYNVLMRGGDGTSMWADLMKNGLVRASAIAQDQDQSYDYASNSVILHLDAGDAVFIKLDGGKAHGGNSNKYSTFSGFILYAD